In the genome of Photobacterium sp. TLY01, one region contains:
- a CDS encoding glutathione S-transferase family protein, protein MKLYLNETSPFSRVVAATAWLSRCDALQLVWVDPWQSPAELEQVNPFCMIPALALNDGVSLSESLCICQYLIATYQPEGLRAVDNQNALEVSVMGLAKTMMETAFRSVALGRFVAGDNELSRRGKAGLANALHKLEAEAGSAGKDVLFQPNLATLYLHVALEYLQFRHREIYHDAAGDNITHFLEHSPFRQVLQTVSLERLATKPDFKTLISTDV, encoded by the coding sequence ATGAAACTTTATTTAAATGAAACCTCACCGTTTTCGAGGGTTGTTGCTGCAACAGCATGGCTGTCCCGGTGCGATGCTTTGCAATTAGTGTGGGTCGATCCCTGGCAATCACCAGCAGAATTAGAGCAGGTTAATCCTTTTTGCATGATCCCCGCTCTGGCGCTGAATGACGGTGTCTCGCTCAGCGAAAGTCTGTGTATCTGTCAGTATCTGATTGCCACGTATCAGCCTGAGGGCTTGCGGGCTGTGGATAATCAAAATGCGCTTGAAGTCTCTGTGATGGGATTGGCAAAAACCATGATGGAGACAGCGTTCAGAAGCGTGGCGCTGGGGCGTTTTGTGGCGGGGGACAATGAACTCAGCAGGCGCGGAAAAGCCGGACTGGCGAATGCATTGCACAAGCTGGAAGCAGAGGCAGGAAGTGCGGGTAAAGACGTGTTGTTTCAACCGAATCTGGCCACGCTTTACCTTCATGTTGCGCTTGAGTACCTACAGTTTCGTCATCGTGAGATTTATCATGACGCAGCGGGCGACAATATCACGCACTTCCTTGAACACTCTCCCTTCAGACAAGTGCTGCAGACCGTGAGTTTGGAGAGGTTGGCCACCAAGCCCGATTTTAAAACGCTCATCTCAACGGACGTTTAA
- a CDS encoding ElyC/SanA/YdcF family protein: MKLPIFLRYGVMLMIVLFGFFLILDRWVAASTADRIYTQINQVPARTVGLVLGTSKYIAHNLNPYYNYRMDAAVKLYREKKVQIFLLSGDNAHRSYNEPWTMKRDLLKAEIPDEVIVLDYAGFRTLDSVIRAKNVFEANSLVIITQQFHCERALFIASHKNLNAICLAVPEPRGFAGFKIRLREVFARVKAILDLYILNEQPRFPGPKEPIFTKPPLRPAQPDQPTYSAPLSPLLINTL; the protein is encoded by the coding sequence ATGAAGCTACCTATATTTCTGCGGTATGGCGTCATGCTGATGATTGTACTGTTCGGATTCTTTCTGATACTCGACAGGTGGGTAGCAGCGAGTACGGCTGACCGTATTTATACCCAGATCAATCAGGTCCCAGCCCGCACGGTCGGCCTTGTGCTGGGGACGAGTAAATACATCGCCCATAACCTCAATCCTTATTACAACTACCGGATGGATGCTGCAGTTAAGTTATACCGGGAAAAAAAGGTCCAGATCTTTCTTCTGAGTGGTGATAATGCACACCGTTCCTACAATGAACCGTGGACGATGAAACGTGATTTGCTCAAAGCGGAGATCCCTGACGAAGTCATTGTGCTGGACTATGCCGGTTTCCGGACACTGGATTCGGTGATTCGGGCAAAGAATGTGTTTGAAGCCAACAGCCTGGTCATTATTACCCAGCAGTTTCATTGTGAACGGGCCCTGTTTATTGCCAGCCACAAAAACCTGAATGCCATCTGCCTTGCTGTGCCGGAACCTCGTGGATTCGCCGGTTTTAAAATTCGGTTAAGGGAAGTGTTTGCAAGGGTGAAAGCCATACTGGATCTGTACATTCTGAATGAACAGCCTCGCTTCCCCGGCCCCAAAGAGCCCATCTTTACCAAACCGCCTCTGCGGCCCGCACAGCCTGATCAACCGACTTACTCAGCCCCCTTATCCCCGCTTCTGATCAATACGCTTTGA
- a CDS encoding NAD-dependent malic enzyme yields MKDDKRPLYIPYAGPALLETPLLNKGSAFSVEERMFFNLEGLLPEAIETIEEQAERAYQQYLKFDNDMDKHIYLRNIQDTNETLFYRLVESHITEMMPIIYTPTVGAACENFSNIYRRGRGLFISYPNRDRIEDMLNNASRHNVKVIVVTDGERILGLGDQGIGGMGIPIGKLSLYTACGGISPAYTLPVVLDVGTNNPQRLSDPMYMGWRHTRITGKEYEDFVDDFIQAVKLRWPDALIQFEDFAQKNAMPLLDRYKDKVCCFNDDIQGTAAVTVGSLLAACKAAGSKLSEQRVAFLGAGSAGCGIAEAIIAQMVSEGISDAQARSQVFMVDRWGLLLDDMPNLVNFQKKLVQTRKSISEWETDDSNISLLDVMRNGKPNILIGVSGVPGLFSEEVIREMHKHCERPIIFPLSNPTSRVEAMPADIIRWTDGQALVATGSPFEPVVYNGKTYPIAQCNNSYIFPGIGLGVLAVGARRVTDEMLMESSRALAECSPLAINGRGALLPPLEDIQNVSRYIALAVAKKAVEQRKAPKNTEERIKEKIDANFWEPGYRRYKRTSF; encoded by the coding sequence ATGAAAGACGATAAAAGACCCCTATATATCCCCTACGCCGGACCGGCCCTGCTAGAAACTCCTCTACTGAACAAAGGAAGTGCTTTTTCTGTCGAAGAGCGAATGTTCTTCAACCTCGAAGGTTTGTTACCCGAAGCGATTGAAACTATTGAAGAGCAGGCAGAACGTGCTTATCAGCAGTACCTGAAATTTGATAATGATATGGATAAGCATATCTATCTTCGTAACATTCAGGATACCAACGAGACACTGTTTTACCGACTGGTTGAAAGCCATATCACTGAGATGATGCCAATCATCTATACCCCGACTGTCGGTGCGGCATGTGAGAATTTCTCGAACATTTACCGCCGTGGTCGTGGCCTGTTCATCTCTTATCCGAACCGTGACCGCATTGAAGACATGCTCAACAACGCGTCCCGCCATAATGTCAAAGTCATCGTCGTGACTGACGGTGAACGTATTCTTGGTCTGGGTGATCAGGGCATCGGCGGTATGGGTATCCCAATTGGTAAACTGTCGCTCTATACCGCCTGTGGTGGTATCAGCCCGGCTTACACCCTGCCGGTTGTGCTGGACGTCGGTACCAATAACCCACAGCGTCTGTCTGACCCGATGTACATGGGCTGGCGCCATACCCGTATTACCGGTAAAGAGTATGAAGATTTTGTCGATGACTTCATTCAGGCAGTGAAGCTGCGCTGGCCGGATGCACTGATCCAGTTTGAAGACTTTGCACAGAAAAATGCCATGCCTTTGCTGGATCGCTACAAAGATAAAGTCTGCTGCTTCAACGATGATATTCAGGGCACAGCGGCTGTCACAGTCGGTTCCCTTCTGGCAGCCTGTAAAGCAGCTGGCAGCAAACTGTCTGAACAACGTGTCGCTTTCCTGGGTGCAGGCTCTGCCGGCTGCGGTATTGCCGAAGCAATTATTGCCCAAATGGTCTCTGAAGGGATTTCAGACGCTCAGGCGCGCAGCCAGGTCTTCATGGTCGACCGTTGGGGTCTGCTGCTGGACGATATGCCTAATCTGGTGAACTTCCAGAAAAAACTGGTACAGACTCGTAAAAGCATCAGTGAGTGGGAAACCGATGACAGCAATATTTCCCTGCTGGACGTGATGCGTAATGGTAAACCAAATATCCTGATCGGGGTGTCCGGTGTGCCGGGCCTGTTCAGTGAAGAAGTGATCCGTGAAATGCACAAACATTGTGAACGTCCGATCATCTTCCCGCTTTCCAACCCGACCAGTCGTGTTGAAGCCATGCCTGCTGACATCATCCGCTGGACTGACGGACAGGCCCTGGTTGCGACAGGCTCACCGTTTGAACCTGTTGTTTATAACGGTAAAACCTACCCGATTGCCCAGTGTAACAACAGTTATATCTTCCCGGGCATTGGCTTGGGTGTGCTGGCCGTTGGTGCCCGCCGCGTAACCGATGAAATGCTGATGGAAAGCAGCCGGGCACTGGCCGAATGCTCCCCGTTAGCCATCAACGGCCGTGGCGCTTTACTGCCGCCTCTTGAAGACATCCAGAATGTCTCTCGCTACATCGCCTTGGCTGTAGCGAAGAAAGCGGTTGAACAACGCAAAGCACCAAAAAACACCGAAGAGCGCATTAAAGAGAAAATTGATGCGAACTTCTGGGAACCGGGTTACCGCCGCTATAAGCGAACCTCGTTCTAA
- a CDS encoding TerB family tellurite resistance protein: MFQQLRVLFRQVMNEGSDEGAAVDTPSLHLAMASLLCEVADADHNRDPSEESAKVHLLVKLLEVNDAQARALLHEAQTRSEQSVSVFEFTNKLRSLSAEARYRLIEAMWQVAFADGTLDPVEEAVIRQVAELIYVDHATFIKAKLSAQAGASE, encoded by the coding sequence ATGTTCCAGCAATTACGCGTACTCTTTCGTCAGGTGATGAATGAAGGCAGTGATGAGGGCGCGGCGGTTGATACGCCATCCCTTCACCTGGCGATGGCTTCACTGCTCTGTGAAGTCGCAGATGCCGATCACAACCGGGATCCCAGCGAGGAAAGTGCAAAAGTCCACTTGCTCGTTAAATTGCTTGAAGTGAATGACGCACAAGCCAGAGCCCTGTTGCACGAAGCACAAACCCGCAGCGAGCAGTCTGTGTCGGTGTTTGAATTCACCAACAAGCTGCGCTCTCTGTCTGCAGAAGCGCGTTACCGCTTGATTGAGGCCATGTGGCAGGTCGCTTTTGCTGACGGCACTTTAGACCCGGTGGAAGAAGCCGTTATCCGCCAGGTCGCAGAGCTGATCTATGTTGACCATGCCACCTTTATTAAGGCCAAACTGTCCGCTCAGGCAGGCGCTTCCGAATGA
- the hrpA gene encoding ATP-dependent RNA helicase HrpA, with translation MIRDRFRLHKRVQGAAKIKNEQARHAVFDEIAMDIARSMQSVEIRRSSCPQISYPEQLPVSQKKEDIAKAISEHQVVIVAGETGSGKTTQLPKICLELGLGTTGTIGHTQPRRLAARSVANRIAEELGCEMGSTVGYKVRFNDQVSDKTQVKLMTDGILLAEIQNDKYLNQYDTIIIDEAHERSLNIDFILGYLKNLLPKRPDLKVIITSATIDPERFSKHFNNAPIIEVSGRTYPVEVRYRPIMDDSDDNDRDQLQAIFDAVDELCDEGMGDILIFMNGEREIRDTADALNKRNIKHTEIVPLYARLSASEQNRVFQSHSGRRIVLSTNVAETSLTVPGIKYVIDPGTARISRYSYRTKVQRLPIEPISQASANQRKGRCGRVAAGICIRLYSEEDFLSRPEFTDPEILRTNLASVILQMTAIGLGDIQAFPFVEPPDSRNIQDGVRLLEELGAMNANATDPRKRLTEIGRQLAKLPIDPRLARMVLEAPKHGALQEVMIIASALSIQDPRERPTDKQQASDEKHRRFYDKESDFQTFVNLWEYVKEQQKTLSANQFRKQCKADYLNYLRVREWQDIYFQVHQVVRELKLRHNDEPADYQAVHTSLLAGLLSHIGQKDQEKNDYQGARNARFNIFPGSGIFKKQPKWVMVAELVETSKLWGRIAAKIQPEWIEPLAPHLIKRSYSEPHWEKKQASVQAFEKVTLYGIPIVPKRKVNYGKIDPVLSREIFIRSALVEGDWDTKHKFFHQNRQLLREVEELEHKSRRRDILIDDDALYEFYDQRVEHTVVSGRHFDTWWKEASRKDKELLNFEREMLLRSDASHVTELDYPNFWHQGGLKLKLSYQFEPGDDTDGVTVHLPLPVLNQVEPDGFDWQIPGLRHELVVALIKSLPKSLRRNFVPAPNYADAFLARVQALSMPLLDALEKELKRMTGVTVLRDDWNLDQVPEHLKITFRAVDHRNRKLRENKDLYALKDSLKEKVQETLSKVADDDIEQDGLKTWSFGALPERYQQKRGGFEVKAYPAIIDNKDSVGIKLFETEEEQRTAMQQGQRRLILLNVPSPIKYLHANLPNKSKLGLYFNPYGRVMDLIDDCIACGVDKLIEEKGGLVWDADAFEALKEHVRAELGDTVVDIAKQVEAILTTAFNINKKLKGKVDLSMAFALSDIKAQIEGLIFKGFATECGWRRLPDILRYMKAIERRMEKLPIDPNKDRVHILKVESVTNEYKELLNKIPKGQPIPEQVKEIRWMIEELRVSYFAQQLGTPYPVSDKRVRNAIAAC, from the coding sequence CTGATCCGCGATCGCTTCCGTTTGCACAAAAGAGTGCAGGGCGCCGCCAAAATTAAGAATGAGCAGGCTCGCCATGCGGTATTCGATGAAATCGCCATGGACATTGCTCGTTCAATGCAGTCTGTTGAAATCCGTCGCAGCAGTTGTCCTCAGATCAGCTATCCAGAACAGCTGCCTGTCAGTCAGAAGAAAGAGGACATTGCAAAAGCGATCAGCGAACATCAGGTCGTGATTGTCGCCGGTGAAACCGGCTCTGGGAAAACCACTCAGCTCCCTAAAATTTGTCTTGAGCTTGGGCTGGGCACCACGGGAACCATAGGTCACACTCAGCCCCGCCGGCTGGCGGCACGCTCTGTTGCGAACCGTATCGCTGAGGAGCTGGGCTGTGAGATGGGCTCAACCGTGGGTTACAAAGTGCGTTTTAACGATCAGGTTTCAGACAAGACGCAAGTCAAGCTGATGACTGACGGGATTTTGCTGGCTGAAATTCAGAACGATAAATATCTGAATCAGTATGACACCATCATTATCGATGAAGCCCACGAGCGAAGCCTGAACATTGATTTCATTCTGGGCTACCTGAAGAACCTGTTGCCGAAACGCCCGGATCTGAAGGTGATCATTACCTCTGCAACTATCGATCCGGAACGCTTTTCAAAACACTTCAATAATGCGCCGATTATCGAAGTATCTGGCCGTACCTATCCGGTTGAAGTCCGTTACCGGCCGATCATGGATGACAGTGACGATAACGATCGTGATCAGCTGCAGGCCATTTTCGACGCGGTCGATGAACTGTGCGATGAAGGCATGGGCGATATTCTGATCTTCATGAACGGTGAACGGGAAATTCGCGACACCGCAGACGCCCTGAACAAGCGCAATATCAAACACACTGAAATCGTGCCTTTGTACGCCCGCCTGTCCGCAAGTGAGCAGAACCGGGTGTTCCAGTCGCACAGCGGCCGGCGCATTGTACTATCGACCAACGTGGCTGAAACCTCACTGACAGTACCGGGGATCAAATATGTGATTGATCCGGGTACAGCCCGCATCAGCCGCTACAGTTATCGCACCAAGGTGCAGCGCTTACCGATTGAACCGATATCGCAGGCCAGTGCCAATCAGCGTAAAGGCCGTTGTGGCCGGGTGGCGGCAGGTATTTGTATTCGTCTGTATTCAGAGGAAGACTTTCTGTCGCGTCCGGAATTCACCGATCCGGAAATTCTGCGCACGAACTTAGCCTCGGTGATTTTACAGATGACGGCGATTGGCCTGGGTGATATCCAGGCTTTCCCGTTTGTTGAGCCGCCTGACAGCCGGAATATTCAGGACGGTGTGCGCTTGCTGGAAGAGCTGGGCGCCATGAACGCCAACGCCACTGACCCGCGTAAGCGCCTGACCGAGATTGGCCGTCAGTTGGCGAAGTTGCCGATTGATCCGCGTTTGGCACGTATGGTGCTGGAAGCACCGAAGCACGGTGCGCTGCAAGAGGTCATGATTATTGCCTCTGCCTTGTCAATTCAGGATCCGCGTGAACGGCCGACAGACAAACAGCAGGCATCGGATGAGAAACACCGTCGTTTCTATGACAAAGAATCGGATTTCCAGACCTTTGTGAACCTCTGGGAGTACGTGAAAGAACAGCAAAAAACGCTGTCTGCGAATCAGTTCCGTAAGCAGTGTAAAGCGGATTACCTGAACTATCTGCGCGTGCGGGAGTGGCAGGATATTTATTTTCAGGTGCATCAGGTTGTGCGCGAGCTGAAGCTGCGCCATAACGACGAACCAGCCGATTATCAGGCAGTGCATACCTCGTTGCTGGCCGGGTTACTGTCGCATATTGGCCAGAAAGATCAGGAGAAGAACGACTATCAGGGCGCGCGCAACGCCAGATTTAACATCTTCCCCGGTTCCGGTATTTTCAAGAAGCAGCCTAAGTGGGTCATGGTGGCCGAACTGGTGGAAACCTCCAAGCTGTGGGGGCGTATTGCCGCTAAGATTCAGCCTGAATGGATCGAACCGCTGGCACCGCATCTGATTAAACGCAGCTACAGTGAACCGCACTGGGAGAAAAAGCAGGCGTCTGTACAGGCCTTTGAGAAAGTCACCCTGTACGGCATTCCGATTGTACCTAAGCGTAAGGTGAATTACGGCAAGATTGATCCCGTGCTCAGCCGAGAAATTTTCATCCGTTCGGCCCTGGTCGAAGGGGACTGGGACACCAAACATAAGTTCTTCCATCAAAACCGCCAGTTATTGCGGGAAGTGGAAGAGCTGGAACATAAATCCCGCCGGCGTGACATTCTGATCGACGATGATGCCCTGTATGAATTCTACGATCAGCGGGTTGAACATACTGTGGTTTCCGGCCGTCATTTTGATACCTGGTGGAAAGAGGCGTCCCGGAAAGACAAAGAGCTGCTCAATTTTGAGCGAGAGATGCTGCTACGGAGCGATGCGAGTCATGTCACTGAGCTCGATTATCCCAACTTCTGGCATCAGGGCGGCTTAAAACTCAAACTGAGTTACCAGTTCGAGCCGGGTGATGACACAGATGGCGTGACGGTTCATCTTCCGCTCCCTGTATTGAATCAGGTCGAGCCGGACGGCTTTGACTGGCAGATACCGGGTTTGCGGCATGAGCTGGTGGTGGCTTTGATTAAATCCCTGCCTAAATCATTACGACGTAACTTTGTGCCGGCACCCAACTATGCCGATGCGTTTCTGGCCCGGGTGCAGGCACTGTCGATGCCTTTGCTGGATGCGCTGGAGAAAGAACTCAAGCGGATGACAGGTGTGACGGTACTGCGCGATGACTGGAATCTGGATCAAGTCCCTGAACACCTGAAGATCACATTCCGCGCTGTGGATCACCGCAACCGCAAACTTCGGGAAAATAAAGACTTGTACGCGCTGAAAGACAGCCTGAAAGAGAAAGTTCAGGAAACCCTGTCGAAGGTTGCCGATGATGATATTGAGCAGGACGGACTGAAGACCTGGAGCTTTGGTGCGTTGCCTGAGCGTTATCAGCAAAAACGTGGCGGGTTTGAAGTCAAAGCCTATCCGGCCATTATTGATAACAAAGACTCTGTCGGTATCAAGCTGTTTGAGACCGAAGAAGAACAGCGCACCGCCATGCAGCAAGGTCAGCGCCGTCTGATATTGCTTAACGTGCCGTCGCCGATCAAATATCTGCATGCCAACTTACCGAATAAATCCAAGCTGGGTCTGTACTTTAACCCGTACGGGCGGGTCATGGATCTGATTGATGACTGTATCGCCTGCGGCGTGGATAAACTGATCGAGGAAAAAGGCGGTCTGGTTTGGGATGCTGATGCCTTTGAAGCCTTGAAGGAGCATGTGCGGGCTGAGCTGGGCGATACAGTGGTTGATATCGCCAAACAGGTAGAAGCGATTTTGACAACGGCGTTTAATATCAACAAGAAATTGAAAGGGAAAGTCGATTTGAGTATGGCCTTTGCTTTGTCTGATATTAAAGCGCAAATCGAAGGGTTGATCTTCAAAGGGTTTGCCACTGAGTGTGGCTGGCGACGTCTGCCGGATATTTTGCGTTACATGAAGGCGATTGAGCGCAGAATGGAAAAACTGCCAATTGATCCGAATAAAGACCGGGTACACATTCTGAAAGTTGAGTCTGTTACCAACGAGTATAAAGAATTACTCAATAAGATCCCCAAAGGTCAGCCGATACCTGAACAGGTTAAAGAAATCCGCTGGATGATTGAGGAATTACGGGTGAGCTATTTTGCTCAACAATTAGGGACGCCGTATCCTGTCTCTGATAAACGGGTCAGAAATGCCATCGCAGCCTGTTAA
- a CDS encoding DUF2786 domain-containing protein: MSEQKRKALKKIAKCLELGNSANVNEAAQAIKMAHRLMLKYGLEQDDIEFIQMGKTKSATLLPSDISAHILKIIRGINRRFGVECVLTNYKGLKQAEFIGVAERAIFAAFAFDVVYREMNQQTGQFRNSFAGTGASTTEVTRRVSSFLAGWIEGALEKLPTLNTDDDHDKRMSNFIDREFENLDRETFKKQLQEAMKAMTDDYEKGMKKGRSISVNRPVGGTRQEATKLLEQ, translated from the coding sequence ATGTCTGAACAAAAGCGAAAGGCACTGAAAAAAATAGCCAAATGCCTTGAGTTAGGTAACTCGGCCAACGTCAATGAAGCCGCGCAAGCCATCAAAATGGCTCACCGCCTGATGCTTAAGTACGGCCTGGAGCAAGATGACATTGAATTCATCCAAATGGGTAAAACTAAATCAGCCACCCTGTTACCATCAGATATCAGCGCGCACATTTTAAAAATCATTCGTGGCATTAACCGCCGCTTCGGCGTCGAATGTGTATTGACCAATTATAAAGGACTTAAACAGGCTGAGTTTATCGGCGTGGCCGAGCGAGCGATTTTCGCCGCTTTCGCCTTTGATGTCGTCTACCGCGAAATGAACCAGCAAACCGGCCAGTTCCGCAACAGCTTTGCCGGCACAGGCGCCAGTACGACTGAAGTCACCCGCCGTGTTTCCTCTTTTCTCGCCGGCTGGATAGAAGGCGCGCTGGAAAAACTGCCAACCCTGAACACCGACGACGACCATGACAAACGCATGAGTAATTTCATCGACCGGGAATTTGAAAACCTGGACCGTGAAACCTTCAAGAAACAATTGCAGGAAGCCATGAAGGCGATGACCGATGATTATGAGAAAGGCATGAAAAAAGGCCGCTCAATTTCTGTCAACCGACCGGTTGGCGGAACACGCCAAGAAGCCACCAAGCTGCTGGAACAGTAG
- a CDS encoding DUF411 domain-containing protein yields the protein MKKSHYLLTATLFLAALPSLAAGTIKGTNYQSPSCGCCKDWVKHMNSNGFDLEMNMTSNLHPIKQANGIQPEYASCHTAVIQGYVFEGHVPAQDVQRFLKEKPANLKGLAVAGMPMGSPGMDYNDQKMPYDVVAFDDAGKTVIWASHNQVQKQ from the coding sequence ATGAAAAAATCACACTATCTCCTCACTGCCACACTGTTTCTGGCTGCGCTTCCCTCGCTGGCTGCCGGAACCATTAAGGGAACCAATTACCAGTCTCCCTCCTGCGGTTGTTGCAAAGATTGGGTCAAGCACATGAACAGTAACGGGTTTGATCTTGAAATGAACATGACAAGCAATCTCCACCCAATCAAACAAGCCAATGGGATACAACCTGAGTATGCATCCTGCCATACCGCTGTGATTCAGGGGTATGTCTTTGAAGGCCACGTGCCTGCACAAGATGTACAACGATTTCTGAAGGAGAAACCCGCCAATCTGAAAGGTCTGGCTGTGGCCGGTATGCCGATGGGGTCACCTGGCATGGACTATAACGATCAGAAAATGCCTTATGATGTCGTCGCATTTGATGACGCAGGCAAGACCGTCATCTGGGCCAGCCATAATCAGGTTCAGAAGCAATAA
- a CDS encoding helix-turn-helix transcriptional regulator — MQYTEEDRKVLYETWMSYKAKMRVTQIEMAKKLGVSQLFFSDILRGNLPLEHRFVSQFCQYMGVDPVLTIPSLREQIGSNLPNTVTLTNTYIVDGNIKNVRYSGNQIVVEYEHSVTTH, encoded by the coding sequence ATGCAATACACAGAAGAAGACAGAAAAGTACTCTATGAAACATGGATGAGCTATAAGGCTAAAATGCGGGTGACACAGATTGAAATGGCCAAGAAGCTTGGGGTAAGTCAGCTGTTTTTCTCTGATATTCTGCGTGGTAACTTACCGCTTGAGCATCGTTTTGTCAGTCAGTTCTGCCAGTATATGGGTGTTGATCCTGTGCTTACGATTCCTTCTTTAAGGGAGCAGATTGGCAGTAATCTGCCGAACACAGTCACATTAACAAATACGTATATAGTTGATGGCAATATCAAAAATGTACGATATAGTGGTAATCAAATCGTTGTTGAATATGAACACAGCGTGACAACGCACTGA
- a CDS encoding Gfo/Idh/MocA family protein yields MKIGMIGLGDIARKAYLPVITQWPDLELVFCTRHEDTLKQLARTHRIQETLTDYRGLVALGVDGVMIHSATSSHFEIARFFLNQGIAVFVDKPLTDNYEQCEALYELAEEKQCPLFLGFNRRYLPLIKPYLSDASVTGGKKLLGLKWQKHRLNLPGETRTFVFDDFIHALDSVNLTGQVRTDDLHIVTQTYQGQLARLDVAWQLDDAIFQASMNRLNGVTAEQVTINFDNLTCHFDSLATGKQWNEGREQTLVLPDWTPMLESKGFTAMIAHWLDVVATGKMEASLLTRNLNTHYLAEAICQKVKL; encoded by the coding sequence ATGAAAATTGGCATGATTGGCTTAGGGGACATAGCTCGCAAAGCGTATTTGCCCGTGATCACGCAGTGGCCGGATCTTGAGCTGGTATTCTGTACCCGTCATGAAGACACACTGAAGCAACTTGCCCGAACACACAGAATTCAGGAAACCTTGACGGATTATCGCGGGCTGGTGGCGCTGGGCGTAGATGGTGTCATGATCCACAGCGCGACCTCTTCCCATTTTGAGATTGCGCGCTTTTTTCTGAATCAAGGCATTGCCGTTTTCGTTGATAAGCCGCTTACCGATAATTATGAACAATGTGAGGCACTGTATGAGTTGGCAGAAGAAAAACAATGTCCTTTGTTTCTTGGTTTTAATCGCCGATATTTACCGCTGATTAAGCCTTATCTGAGCGACGCTTCAGTCACTGGAGGTAAGAAACTACTGGGTTTGAAATGGCAGAAACACCGGCTGAATCTGCCCGGGGAAACCCGAACCTTTGTGTTTGATGATTTTATCCATGCACTGGACAGCGTGAATCTTACCGGACAGGTGAGAACAGATGATCTGCATATCGTGACTCAGACCTACCAGGGACAGCTTGCGCGACTGGACGTAGCGTGGCAGCTTGATGACGCTATTTTTCAGGCCTCAATGAACCGGCTCAATGGTGTGACAGCAGAACAGGTGACGATCAACTTCGATAATCTGACGTGTCACTTTGATTCTCTGGCAACAGGAAAGCAATGGAACGAAGGCCGCGAACAGACATTAGTGCTGCCAGACTGGACTCCCATGCTGGAGAGTAAAGGATTTACGGCCATGATTGCCCACTGGCTGGATGTGGTGGCGACAGGCAAGATGGAAGCCTCTCTGCTGACGCGGAACCTGAATACTCATTATCTTGCAGAAGCCATTTGCCAAAAAGTGAAGCTCTAA